One Phaeodactylum tricornutum CCAP 1055/1 PHATR_bd_32x35 genomic scaffold, whole genome shotgun sequence genomic window carries:
- a CDS encoding predicted protein has product MFSMLLHSPNKRPSSWLIPENKRHSSWAFRRELALQSQPGQPHHKGAHPDPDGAPHYPQPRQYDEGILGDLTGGRPGAIIETEEQLAIKAQILEEIDTKTRIYPAWMDQQYGALIEDEEAEFDIDDPDAIDSSTLGTWTIQDLRSKFDYEWDPNSGEPDPNMLEITRDDVRYVKENEKDEDGVEVGYNPMFGPSNPIDTRTILGTMDSYMIDDRSRDDTMLTPQFYEGDPEIGFNEDIVQFRKSLDIMETYIDPFLPDDMPIPRHVAKWHGYPEQTFLEPKNYTNNRFTEKPTDFDAMTPHRARQRAVELARSKNAEWLPDGVSQAWHTEQRQPYEDCGTLVGTLRKGEYSARVKGFGVVGGAALY; this is encoded by the exons ATGTTCAGTATGCTTTTACATTCACCCAACAAGCGAC CAAGTTCATGGCTGATTCCGGAGAATAAAAGACATTCGTCTTGGGCGTTCCGTCGAGAACTCGCCCTCCAGTCGCAACCTGGCCAGCCGCACCATAAGGGAGCTCATCCCGATCCGGACGGTGCTCCTCATTATCCACAGCCGCGTCAGTATGATGAAGGGATCCTGGGAGATCTCACCGGAGGACGTCCCGGAGCAATTATTGAAACCGAAGAACAGCTCGCAATCAAGGCCCAGATATTGGAAGAGATTGACACCAAGACTCGCATCTACCCAGCCTGGATGGACCAACAGTACGGTGCTCTCATTGAAGATGAGGAAGCTGAATTTGACATTGACGATCCTGACGCAATCGATAGCTCAACTCTAGGAACCTGGACGATACAAGATTTGAGGAGCAAGTTTGACTACGAATGGGACCCCAACTCGGGCGAGCCGGATCCCAACATGTTGGAGATCACTCGCGATGATGTTCGTTACGTCAAAGAGAATGAAAAAGATGAGGATGGCGTGGAAGTGGGATATAATCCCATGTTTGGGCCTTCCAATCCAATCGATACCCGTACCATTCTTGGAACCATGGACTCGTACATGATCGACGATCGATCCCGCGATGACACAATGCTGACGCCACAGTTCTACGAAGGAGACCCCGAAATTGGTTTCAACGAAGATATCGTGCAGTTCCGCAAGTCCCTCGATATTATGGAGACTTACATTGATCCATTTTTGCCCGATGATATGCCTATACCCCGTCACGTGGCCAAGTGGCACGGATATCCCGAACAAACATTTTTGGAACCCAAAAACTATACGAACAATCGCTTTACTGAAAAACCAACCGACTTTGACGCCATGACCCCTCACCGAGCTCGACAACGTGCTGTCGAATTAGCGCGATCTAAGAATGCCGAATGGCTGCCAGATGGAGTCTCTCAGGCCTGGCACACTGAACAGCGGCAACCCTACGAAGATTGTGGTACATTGGTGGGCACCTTGCGTAAGGGCGAAT ATTCAGCCCGCGTTAAAGGTTTTGGGGTCGTCGGTGGAGCTGCTCTCTATTGA